The Inediibacterium massiliense genome has a segment encoding these proteins:
- a CDS encoding sensor domain-containing diguanylate cyclase produces the protein MHPLNWLRDFFEKNNVIKKLFTGNREKDYKKYNKKIQMAIDTIPNPVIYKDYKGVYKCINTAYMDYMGFTREEVIGKKIYDILPKDLADVHSKIDEEVSKTKKKKIYESKLRHLDGTLHQVLFTKGPILDDQGHVMGIIGVLVDITERINAENKIKKLLKLQERMIEVNHAIIESANIEELLRLILDKIIGCMENAHGGSILTLDQKDNLKIIVSKGYDEGSKDFSIPLKESCQWYESKGVWDKIICIDDIDEKKERKFKFIDVKEKMKSFMSAPIVIDGKLKGFVNVDSHKKYAFDQTDIELMKYMKNQVELAMSKYKLYETAMYLSKYDTLTNVYNRGYFQEQFNIYQKKAMEDHEYFSVILFDLNGLKFVNDHYGHLSGDILIKEFSSFMKRKFKNLGIFARYGGDEFIALVHEKDMEKIHEKMDESIYYFKNNPILFDDQKVVCSFSYGIASFPQDGKCYDDLIKIADQNMYLYKQKIKEIDSKSIIDKK, from the coding sequence ATGCATCCACTCAATTGGCTAAGGGATTTTTTTGAAAAGAATAATGTAATCAAAAAATTATTTACTGGAAATCGGGAAAAAGATTATAAGAAATATAATAAGAAGATACAGATGGCAATTGATACGATACCTAACCCTGTTATTTATAAAGATTATAAGGGGGTATATAAATGTATAAATACAGCTTATATGGATTATATGGGATTTACAAGAGAAGAAGTAATAGGAAAAAAAATATATGATATTCTTCCTAAGGACTTAGCAGATGTACACTCTAAAATAGATGAAGAGGTTTCAAAAACAAAAAAGAAAAAAATATATGAATCTAAGTTAAGACATTTAGATGGAACATTACATCAGGTTCTTTTTACAAAGGGGCCTATTTTAGATGATCAAGGACATGTTATGGGGATTATAGGTGTATTAGTAGATATTACAGAAAGAATCAATGCAGAAAATAAGATAAAAAAATTATTAAAACTGCAAGAGAGAATGATAGAAGTGAATCATGCGATTATAGAATCTGCAAATATAGAAGAATTACTTCGATTGATTTTAGATAAAATTATTGGATGTATGGAAAATGCTCATGGAGGTTCTATTCTTACTTTAGATCAAAAAGATAATCTAAAAATTATAGTTTCTAAAGGATATGATGAAGGATCTAAAGATTTTTCTATTCCATTAAAAGAATCTTGTCAATGGTATGAATCCAAAGGAGTTTGGGATAAAATTATTTGTATTGATGATATAGATGAAAAAAAAGAAAGAAAATTTAAATTTATAGACGTAAAAGAAAAAATGAAATCTTTTATGAGTGCTCCTATTGTAATAGATGGAAAGTTAAAAGGATTTGTAAATGTAGATAGTCACAAAAAATATGCATTTGATCAAACAGACATAGAGCTTATGAAATACATGAAAAATCAAGTGGAACTTGCTATGAGTAAATATAAGCTTTATGAAACAGCTATGTACCTTTCTAAATATGATACATTAACAAATGTATATAATAGAGGATATTTTCAAGAACAATTTAATATATACCAGAAAAAAGCTATGGAAGATCATGAATATTTTTCTGTAATTTTATTTGATTTAAATGGACTTAAATTTGTAAATGATCATTATGGACACTTATCAGGAGATATATTAATCAAAGAATTTTCCTCTTTTATGAAAAGGAAATTTAAAAACTTAGGTATATTTGCAAGGTATGGAGGAGATGAATTTATTGCTTTAGTTCATGAAAAAGATATGGAGAAGATTCATGAAAAGATGGATGAATCTATCTATTATTTTAAAAACAATCCTATCCTATTTGATGACCAAAAGGTAGTCTGTAGTTTTAGTTATGGAATTGCAAGTTTTCCTCAAGATGGAAAATGTTATGATGATTTAATAAAAATTGCTGATCAGAATATGTACTTATATAAACAAAAAATAAAAGAAATAGATTCTAAAAGTATCATTGACAAAAAATAG